The Tripterygium wilfordii isolate XIE 37 chromosome 17, ASM1340144v1, whole genome shotgun sequence genome has a window encoding:
- the LOC119983113 gene encoding multiple organellar RNA editing factor 1, mitochondrial-like, which translates to MALHFLRVRRALATVSSLHRSLPSTIPSIASSPLLEKSTPLSSSLATIFCKPRSFSLTRVSFFSSSPSTRSSPPRVWKEGEEITPDMVLFEGCDYNHWLITVDFPKEAKPPPEEMVRTYEEICAKGLNISLDEAKKRMYACSTTTYEGFQAIMTEEESEKFRDIPQVVFVLPDSYIDPVNKEYGGDKYENGVITHRPPPVQYHRTSGRFRDQRNRNADRGRYDQRGGQAPNQQGYNQQGDGRNYGASQNYSPQQNYPPQQNYGPPQQNYSQPQQNFGPPRQHYSQPQQNFGPPQQNYSQPRQNYDSPPQQNYGPPQQNYSQPRQNYDGPPQQNHSVPQQNYSGFSDQESKRGPMPSSHQGNHPQGGPTNNNLQEQREFPQGSRREYAPPGQGGYAGDNRDHGQTQGQMQGANPDYGQGFSHVEQRNAQREQRNYMAMGQTGPDQGRY; encoded by the exons ATGGCACTCCACTTTCTCCGCGTCCGGCGGGCCCTGGCCACCGTCTCTTCTCTCCACCGTTCTCTTCCCTCTACAATACCCAGTATCGCATCCTCTCCTCTCCTCGAAAAATCCACTCCCCTTTCCTCATCATTGGCGACGATCTTCTGCAAACCTCGATCGTTCTCACTGACTCgggtttccttcttttcttcttctccctcaaCCCGATCATCACCGCCGAGGGTATGGAAGGAGGGGGAGGAGATCACGCCTGACATGGTCTTGTTCGAGGGCTGCGACTATAACCACTGGCTCATCACCGTAGACTTCCCGAAGGAGGCGAAACCCCCTCCTGAAGAGATGGTCCGCACCTACGAGGAAATCTGTGCCAAGGGTCTCAACATCAG TTTGGACGAGGCAAAAAAAAGAATGTATGCATGCAGCACAACTACTTATGAAGGTTTTCAGGCTATAATGACAGAAGAAGAGTCTGAAAAGTTTAGAG ATATCCCTCAAGTTGTTTTTGTGTTGCCAGATTCCTATATCGATCCAGTAAACAAAGAGTACGGAG GAGACAAGTATGAAAATGGAGTGATCACACACCGGCCACCCCCAGTTCAATATCACAGAACTAGTGGAAGATTCAGAGACCAGCGAAACAGAAATGCTGACCGAGGTAGGTATGACCAACGAGGAGGTCAAGCTCCGAACCAGCAAGGGTATAATCAGCAAGGAGATGGAAGGAATTATGGAGCCTCTCAAAATTATTCACCTCAGCAAAATTATCCTCCACAACAAAATTATGGTCCTCCTCAGCAAAATTAcagtcaacctcaacaaaatTTTGGACCTCCTCGACAACATTAtagtcaacctcaacaaaatTTTGGTCCACCTCAGCAAAATTATAGTCAACCTCGACAAAATTATGACAGTCCACCTCAGCAAAATTATGGTCCACCTCAGCAAAATTATAGTCAACCTCGACAAAATTACGACGGTCCACCTCAGCAAAACCATAGCGTGCCACAACAAAACTATTCTGGGTTCTCCGATCAGGAATCTAAGAGAGGTCCAATGCCTTCATCACATCAGGGCAATCACCCTCAAGGAGGACCAACAAATAATAATCTGCAAGAACAAAGGGAGTTCCCTCAGGGAAGTCGCAGGGAATATGCACCTCCAGGACAGGGAGGCTATGCGGGAGATAATAGGGATCATGGTCAAACACAAGGTCAAATGCAAGGAGCAAATCCTGACTATGGGCAGGGTTTCTCACATGTGGAGCAGAGGAATGCACAAAGGGAGCAAAGGAATTATATGGCCATGGGACAAACTGGACCAGACCAG GGAAGGTATTGA